A region from the Ursus arctos isolate Adak ecotype North America unplaced genomic scaffold, UrsArc2.0 scaffold_6, whole genome shotgun sequence genome encodes:
- the LOC113252716 gene encoding pyridine nucleotide-disulfide oxidoreductase domain-containing protein 1-like isoform X1, whose translation MEAARPPSTMGKFVVVGGGIAGVTCAEQLAIQFPSEDILLVTASPVIKAVTNFKQVSKVLEEFDVEEQSKTMLENRLPNIKIIESGVKQLKSKEHCVVTGDGSQLVYEKLCLCAGAAPKLVCEGNPYVLGIRDTDSAQEFQKQLTKAKRIVIIGNGGIALELVYEIEGCEVIWAIKDKAIGNTFFDAGAAEFLTSKLIAEKPEARIAHKRTKYTTEGRKKETQTKTGAGNMGSALGPDWHEGLNLKGAKEFSRKIHIETVCEVKKIFLQEEFRISKKKSLPFPRDHSDQSVTTDKEVWPVYVELTNEKIYGCDFIVSATGVTPNTEPFLCGNNFALGEDGGLKVDAHMHTSLPDVYAAGDVCTASWRPSPVWQQMRLWTQARQMGWYAAKCMAAASLGESIDMDFSFELFAHVTKFFNYKVVLLGKYNAQGLGSDHELMLRCTKGQEYVKVVMQNGRMMGAVLIGETDLEETFENLILNQTDLSSYGEDLLDPNIDLEDYFD comes from the coding sequence ATGGAAGCAGCGCGCCCTCCCTCGACGATGGGGAAGTTTGTGGTGGTCGGCGGTGGCATCGCAGGTGTCACTTGCGCTGAGCAGTTGGCTATTCAGTTTCCATCAGAAGATATTCTCCTGGTAACAGCTTCTCCTGTTATTAAAGCAGTTACAAATTTCAAGCAGGTTTCTAAAGTCTTGGAGGAGTTTGATGTTGAAGAGCAATCGAAAACCATGTTAGAAAATCGCTTGCCCAACATTAAGATTATAGAATCTGGAGTGAAGCAACTGAAGAGTAAAGAACATTGTGTTGTAACGGGAGACGGCAGTCAGCTTGTGTATGAGAAACTCTGTCTGTGTGCTGGAGCTGCGCCGAAGTTGGTGTGCGAAGGAAATCCTTACGTGTTAGGAATCCGTGATACGGACAGTGCTCAGGAATTTCAGAAACAGCTTACTAAAGCTAAGAGAATAGTGATCATAGGGAATGGCGGCATTGCACTTGAACTGGTGTATGAAATTGAAGGCTGTGAAGTCATTTGGGCCATTAAAGATAAAGCTATTGGGAATACTTTCTTTGATGCAGGAGCAGCTGAATTCTTGACTTCAAAGCTCATTGCTGAAAAACCAGAGGCTAGAATTGCacataaaagaactaaatatacaactgaaggaaggaaaaaggaaacacaaaccaaaactGGTGCTGGTAATATGGGCAGTGCCTTGGGACCTGATTGGCATGAAGGCTTGAATCTTAAAGGTGCAAAAGAGTTTTCTCGTAAGATTCACATTGAAACTGTCTGTGAAGTAAAGAAAATCTTCCTTCAGGAAGAATTTAgaatttctaagaaaaagtccTTGCCTTTTCCCAGAGACCATTCTGATCAGTCAGTCACAACTGATAAAGAGGTATGGCCTGTATATGTGGAATTGACTAATGAAAAGATATACGGCTGTGATTTCATTGTCAGTGCTACAGGAGTTACACCAAATACAGAACCTTTCCTCTGTGGCAACAATTTTGCTCTAGGAGAAGACGGCGGCCTGAAGGTGGACGCTCACATGCACACGTCTCTCCCTGATGTCTACGCCGCGGGTGACGTCTGCACCGCGTCCTGGCGGCCCAGCCCGGTCTGGCAGCAGATGAGGCTGTGGACCCAGGCTAGACAGATGGGATGGTATGCAGCGAAGTGCATGGCTGCCGCTAGCTTAGGAGAATCTATTGACATGGACTTCAGCTTTGAACTTTTTGCGCATGTAACAAAATTTTTTAACTATAAGGTTGTATTGCTGGGAAAATACAACGCACAGGGCTTAGGTTCAGATCATGAATTAATGCTGAGATGTACTAAAGGACAAGAATACGTCAAAGTCGTCATGCAGAATGGGCGAATGATGGGAGCTGTCTTAATTGGTGAAACAGACttagaagaaacatttgaaaacttaattttaaatcaGACAGATCTTTCATCATATGGAGAAGATCTGCTAGATCCAAATATTGATTTAGaagattattttgattaa
- the LOC113252716 gene encoding pyridine nucleotide-disulfide oxidoreductase domain-containing protein 1-like isoform X2, which produces MGSALGPDWHEGLNLKGAKEFSRKIHIETVCEVKKIFLQEEFRISKKKSLPFPRDHSDQSVTTDKEVWPVYVELTNEKIYGCDFIVSATGVTPNTEPFLCGNNFALGEDGGLKVDAHMHTSLPDVYAAGDVCTASWRPSPVWQQMRLWTQARQMGWYAAKCMAAASLGESIDMDFSFELFAHVTKFFNYKVVLLGKYNAQGLGSDHELMLRCTKGQEYVKVVMQNGRMMGAVLIGETDLEETFENLILNQTDLSSYGEDLLDPNIDLEDYFD; this is translated from the coding sequence ATGGGCAGTGCCTTGGGACCTGATTGGCATGAAGGCTTGAATCTTAAAGGTGCAAAAGAGTTTTCTCGTAAGATTCACATTGAAACTGTCTGTGAAGTAAAGAAAATCTTCCTTCAGGAAGAATTTAgaatttctaagaaaaagtccTTGCCTTTTCCCAGAGACCATTCTGATCAGTCAGTCACAACTGATAAAGAGGTATGGCCTGTATATGTGGAATTGACTAATGAAAAGATATACGGCTGTGATTTCATTGTCAGTGCTACAGGAGTTACACCAAATACAGAACCTTTCCTCTGTGGCAACAATTTTGCTCTAGGAGAAGACGGCGGCCTGAAGGTGGACGCTCACATGCACACGTCTCTCCCTGATGTCTACGCCGCGGGTGACGTCTGCACCGCGTCCTGGCGGCCCAGCCCGGTCTGGCAGCAGATGAGGCTGTGGACCCAGGCTAGACAGATGGGATGGTATGCAGCGAAGTGCATGGCTGCCGCTAGCTTAGGAGAATCTATTGACATGGACTTCAGCTTTGAACTTTTTGCGCATGTAACAAAATTTTTTAACTATAAGGTTGTATTGCTGGGAAAATACAACGCACAGGGCTTAGGTTCAGATCATGAATTAATGCTGAGATGTACTAAAGGACAAGAATACGTCAAAGTCGTCATGCAGAATGGGCGAATGATGGGAGCTGTCTTAATTGGTGAAACAGACttagaagaaacatttgaaaacttaattttaaatcaGACAGATCTTTCATCATATGGAGAAGATCTGCTAGATCCAAATATTGATTTAGaagattattttgattaa